In Rhodococcus qingshengii JCM 15477, the sequence GAATAAGTACGTGGAGTTACGGATTCGACCACAAGTCGGTCCGTCACCTGGGTCCGATGGCGCAAGACTTTGCGGCGATTTTCGGCTTGGGATCCAACGCCCGCCGGATCTCCGCCGTCGACGCGAACGGCGTCTGCATGGCGAGCATCCAAGCGTTGAACCGCAAAATCAGTGCCCTCGAGACAGAAGTCAGCGCGCTCGAGAAGGACGTGAACAGACTGAGACGGGAAACGGGAGACACGAGCACGACTCGGAATGCATTGGAAACAAACAACAATCACATATCCACACCGCTCGACGAATTCGGTGGATCCACCGGTCTGTAGTTTGTTCGGTGTGACCGCCCCTGATTCAGACTCCGACTCAGCGCCCAACGTGATTGCCGCGCTGTTCGACGTGACGTCCGATTCAGTCGGCGACGAACATGTCGAACAGGTACTTGCCGAATTCGGCTTTGGCGCAACGGAGGTCGCGGAG encodes:
- a CDS encoding tail fiber domain-containing protein; its protein translation is MNSPPDEGERTEFLGTRVGIRVNAAMRHPAQWVFARAAHRRGVHTGVDVPTSAQDVLDRLTALRISTWSYGFDHKSVRHLGPMAQDFAAIFGLGSNARRISAVDANGVCMASIQALNRKISALETEVSALEKDVNRLRRETGDTSTTRNALETNNNHISTPLDEFGGSTGL